A DNA window from Delphinus delphis chromosome 6, mDelDel1.2, whole genome shotgun sequence contains the following coding sequences:
- the LOC132427552 gene encoding tumor necrosis factor receptor superfamily member 10A-like isoform X4 gives MEREVSNLISSPARSSSYPVLGEEEKSPCTSTKDTECQCKPGTFRREDAPEFCYKCRTRCPDGMVMAKPCNPFSDLKCVDQKSGTQASGEAPVPGETVTMRPRLPTTPSASSDTSQLVITVVAVITPVCLLLLVIIYLFWRFCIQGRGVDPKCMDKVLFWRSHPLRGSEALDNAHNNMLINRDSLIELVPEQEAEEQVKPTDATAQSQGEAKRLLEPGEAEASHMRRLLVPANGADPTESLKLFFDYFATIVPCDSWDLLMRQLGLTQNEILLVREGVRVPRDALYEMLNTWVSNKGRAASVNTLLDALEKLGQTLAKETIQDHLLDSGKYVYEDGEAGSAVS, from the exons ATGGAACGGGAAGTCAGCAACCTGATTTCCAGCCCAGCTAGGTCTTCGTCCTACCCTGTCTTAG gggaagaagagaaaagtcCGTGCACCTCAACCAAGGACACTGAGTGTCAGTGCAAACCTGGCACTTTCCGTAGAGAAGATGCACCTGAATTCTGCTACAAGTGCAGAACCCG GTGCCCTGATGGGATGGTTATGGCCAAGCCCTGTAACCCCTTCAGTGACCTCAAATGTGTGGACCAAAAATCAGGTACCCAGGCCAGTGGGGAGGCCCCGGTTCCTGGTGAGACAGTGACCATGCGCCCAAGACTGCCCaccactccctctgcctcctcagACACTTCACAGCTGGTGATCACAGTTGTAGCTGTAATTACACCTGTCTGTCTCCTGCTGCTGGTGATCATATATCTTTTCTGGCGGTTCTGCATTCAAG GTCGTGGTGTGGACCCTAAGTGCATGGACAAG GTCCTCTTCTGGCGCTCACATCCCTTAAGAGGTTCTGAGGCTCTGGACAATGCCCACAACAATATGCTGATCAACAGAGATTCGCTGATTGAGCTGGTCCCTGAGCAGGAGGCAGAAGAGCAGGTGAAGCCGACAGATGCCACGGCCCAGTCCCAGGGGGAAGCAAAGCGTCTTCTG GAACCAGGAGAAGCTGAAGCGTCTCACATGAGAAGGCTGCTGGTTCCAGCAAACGGTGCAGACCCCACTGAAA GCCTGAAGCTGTTCTTTGATTACTTTGCAACCATCGTGCCGTGTGACTCCTGGGATTTGCTCATGAGGCAGTTGGGCCTCACGCAAAATGAGATCCTTCTGGTCAGAGAAGGGGTCCGGGTCCCTCGGGATGCCTTGTATGAAATGCTGAATACTTGGGTCAGCAACAAGGGACGGGCGGCCTCAGTCAACACCCTGCTGGACGCCTTGGAAAAGCTGGGGCAAACATTGGCAAAGGAGACAATTCAGGACCACCTGCTGGACTCGGGAAAGTATGTCTATGAAGATGGTGAAGCAGGCTCTGCTGTGTCCTGA